One Tetrapisispora phaffii CBS 4417 chromosome 3, complete genome DNA segment encodes these proteins:
- the LCL2 gene encoding Lcl2p (similar to Saccharomyces cerevisiae YLR104W; ancestral locus Anc_8.293): MRLTTFIYSLVAYSLIFIPFTNAFFNFGGGHNAGHGQRNRENTAAQGSYEDRYLANNCQGYLCPDTLECVSYPSDCPCPFPASQLKCGLPDGNYICISKPASKDDAVNNIYDNPNQNSQFKMEGMRDCGWVLDEYYGKL, translated from the coding sequence ATGAGACTAACGACATTCATATACAGTCTGGTGGCTTATTCTTTGATATTTATACCATTCACTAATGccttcttcaattttggTGGTGGCCATAACGCCGGTCATGGTCAGAGAAATCGTGAAAACACTGCAGCTCAAGGGTCCTATGAGGACAGATATTTAGCTAATAACTGTCAAGGCTATTTGTGTCCTGATACATTAGAATGTGTCTCTTATCCGTCCGATTGTCCATGTCCATTTCCAGCTTCGCAATTAAAATGTGGACTTCCAGATGGAAATTATATCTGTATATCTAAACCTGCTTCCAAAGATGATGcagttaataatatttacgATAACCCAAACCAAAATTCACAATTTAAAATGGAAGGCATGAGGGATTGTGGTTGGGTTTTAGATGAATACTACGGtaaattgtaa
- the CDC45 gene encoding DNA replication initiation factor CDC45 (similar to Saccharomyces cerevisiae CDC45 (YLR103C); ancestral locus Anc_8.292) — protein sequence MYYNTDQLKDAYNKILRNSSSHSSCQLVIFVSCLNIDSLCAAKILSLLFKKQLVQLQLVPVFGYSELKSHYNKLDLNINSVIFIGCGGGIDLEEFLEIDTEAFVMDSSESPDMLARYSRNLYVLDTKRPWNLENIFGSKMINCFDDGTIDEQLGEQKDAYYKLLELDNNILQEEVDNNGELSEDEVATDNDGDGNANDNSNNNDDEKETDDGEQNDDEDDDIGLSFNASKDISSLSKKQKRKLTNDLSLVLEEYYSQGTTTVNSLSMQIYSLLSALGETNLQYLWLTILGATSLNVSYPQVYNRLFPILKDEVNRLSLNTQEHSSLKKTADKLTIDIQPDYYLFLLRYSSLYDSFFYSNYVNAKLSLWNENGKKRLHKMFARMGIPLKTAQESWTYMDNSIKRQLRDIFDKNLVRYGLQDIVKDGFVRTYGYRGSISASEYVEAITSLLEVGRSIQPSKPKTSDVTPYMGGEYDDNTNTDDEGNSPGHNSNVSSTSTNEKVWVSNFWLSWDTLDDRNTQLFKRGIKHSKILQKSVFNTGITILEKKLLKNLRIYRLCVLQDGPDLELYSNPLTLLRLGNWLIECCAELEDKQLLPMVLASLNESTDTYLVAGLAPRYPRGLDNLQSKKPLLNNFTMAFSQITRDTGAMIKIDNFESSIIEIHREDLSPFLEKLTLSGLV from the coding sequence ATGTACTACAATACGGATCAGTTGAAAGATGCCTATAATAAGATATTGAGGAACTCATCGAGCCATTCGTCCTGTCAATTGGTTATATTCGTTTCATGTTTGAACATAGATTCATTATGTGCTGCTAAAATACTGTCTTTGTTGTTTAAGAAACAATTGGTGCAATTGCAACTTGTGCCGGTGTTTGGTTACAGTGAATTAAAATCGCATTACAATAAATTAGATCTCAATATCAACAGTGTTATATTCATAGGTTGTGGTGGCGGTATTGATCTGGAAGAGTTTTTGGAAATAGATACAGAGGCGTTCGTGATGGACTCGAGTGAGTCCCCGGATATGCTCGCAAGATACAGCAGAAATCTATACGTATTGGATACAAAAAGACCATGgaatttagaaaatatatttggttCTAAAATGATAAACTGTTTTGATGATGGGACTATTGACGAGCAGTTGGGCGAACAGAAAGATGCATACTATAAACTTCTAGAGTtggataataatatattacaaGAGGAAGTGGATAACAATGGGGAACTGAGCGAAGATGAAGTAGCGACAGATAATGATGGAGATGGGAATGCAAAtgataatagtaataataatgatgatgaaaagGAGACGGACGACGGGGAGCAAAATGacgatgaagatgatgatatcGGGTTGAGTTTCAATGCATCCAAAGATATAAGCTCCTTAAgtaaaaaacaaaaaagaaaattaacaaatgatCTTTCTTTGGTCCTAGAAGAGTATTATTCTCAAGGCACTACTACAGTGAATTCCTTATCCATGCAAATATATTCGTTGCTGTCAGCTTTAGGTGAAACAAACTTGCAATATCTATGGTTAACTATATTGGGGGCTACATCCCTTAATGTATCGTATCCTCAAGTATACAACAGGCTATTTCCTATTTTGAAAGATGAAGTAAATAGGTTATCACTAAACACACAAGAACACTCCAGTTTAAAGAAGACAGCTGATAAATTAACGATTGATATCCAACCAGATTATTACCTATTTTTGTTAAGATACTCATCATTATATGACAGTTTTTTCTATTCCAACTATGTTAATGCAAAATTATCCTTATGGAACGAAAATGGTAAAAAGCGTTTACATAAAATGTTTGCAAGAATGGGTATCCCATTAAAGACTGCCCAAGAGTCCTGGACCTACATGGACAACTCTATTAAAAGACAACTGCGAGATATTTTTGACAAAAACCTGGTTCGATATGGATTACAAGATATCGTTAAAGATGGTTTTGTCAGAACATATGGTTACCGTGGTTCCATAAGTGCTAGTGAATATGTAGAGGCTATCACTTCATTATTAGAAGTTGGTAGGTCCATTCAACCAAGTAAGCCTAAAACGTCAGATGTAACGCCATACATGGGTGGTGAATATGATGATAATACTAACACTGATGATGAAGGTAATTCACCAGGGCATAATAGTAACGTAAGTTCAACTTCAACAAACGAAAAAGTTTGGGTTTCTAATTTCTGGTTAAGTTGGGATACCCTAGACGATCGTAACACACAACTATTTAAACGTGGTATCAAacattcaaaaatattacaaaaatcAGTTTTCAATACCGGTATAACAATTCTCGAGAAAAAacttttaaagaatttaagaATTTATAGATTATGTGTTCTTCAGGATGGCCCCGATCTAGAACTATATAGCAACCCACTGACCCTGCTGAGATTAGGAAATTGGTTAATCGAATGCTGTGCTGAATTAGAGGATAAACAATTATTACCAATGGTTCTAGCAAGTTTAAACGAGAGTACGGATACATATCTCGTTGCTGGTTTGGCTCCTAGATATCCAAGAGGTTTAGATAATCTACAATCGAAAAAACCTTTACTAAACAACTTTACAATGGCATTCAGTCAAATAACAAGAGATACAGGTGCAATGATCAAAATcgataattttgaaagttCGATTATAGAAATCCACAGAGAGGATTTATCACCTTTCCTTGAGAAGCTAACATTAAGTGGACttgtttaa